The Streptomyces vinaceus genome contains the following window.
AGCAGATCGAGTTCAAGAAGGTCGACAGCTCCGACCGCGAACTGCTGCTCCAGTACAACGAGGTCAAGTTCGTCGCGGCCAGCTACTCGATCAACGAGAAGCGCAAGGAGAAGGTCGACTTCGCCGGGCCGTACTTCCTCGCGCACCAGGACCTGCTGGTCCGCGCCGACGACACCACCATCACCAAGGCCGAGGACCTCAACAACAAGAAGCTCTGCTCGGTCACCGGCTCCACCTCGGCCCAGAACGTCAAGGAGAAGCTCGCCCCCAAGGCGAGCGTCCTGGAGCTCGACGGGTACTCGGAGTGCGTCGTCGCGCTGCAGGACGGCCTGGTCGACGCCCTCACCACGGACAACTCCATCCTGGCCGGGTACGCCGCCCAGAAGGCCAACACCGGCAAGTTCAAGCTGGTCGGGCTGAGCCTGTCCAACGAGAACTACGGCATCGGCGTCAAGAAGGGCAACAAGGACCTTCAGAGCAAGATCAACGCCGCTCTGAAGAAGATGGTCCAGGACGGCTCCTGGGAGGCGGCGGTGAAGAAGAACTTCGGCCCGGCCAACTACAGGAACGAGCCGGCCCCGCAGATCACGACGGGCAGCTGACGACCGCCGGGGCCGCCTCCGGCTGACGGTCGCCGGGGCGGTCTCCGGCTCCGACCGGTCGGAGCCGGAGACCGCCCCGGCCGGGTAGGGCCGCCCCGTACGTCAGGCCAGCGGGGCCTTGGCGCGCAGCACCTTCAGGAACTCCCGCATCCAGGCGGAGTGGTCGGGCCAGGCGCGCGCCGAGACCAGGGTGCCGTCGACCACCGCCTCGGAGTCCTCGTACGCGGCCCCCGCGGCCTTCATGTCGGGTTCCAGCGCCGGGTACGCGGTCACCCGGCGGCCGTCCAGCCCGCCGCTCGCCGCCGTGATCAGCGGGCCGTGGCAGATCTGGGCGACCGGCTTGTCGGCGCCGGTGAAGGCGGCCAGGATCCGCCGCACCTCGGGGTCGTTGCGCAGGTACTCGGGCGCCCGGCCGCCCGGGACGACCACGGCCGCGTACTCCTCGGTCACCACATCGGCGAACGCCAGGTCGGCGGGCCAGGTGTAGCCGGGCTTCTCGGTGTAGGTGTCGAAGCCCTCCTCGAAGTCGTGCACCACGAACCGCAGTTTCTTCACCGCCGGCGCCGCGATGTGCACCTCGTACCCCTCCTCGCGCAGGCGCTGGTACGGATAGAGGACCTCCAGCGATTCCGCCGCGTCGCCGGTCACGATGAGGATCTTCACTGCCATGGGCTGCTCCCGGTGGGGGTGTTCACGGTGTGCGCGTCCGAGCGGCCCCGTCCGGGGCCACCGCCACCGTGCCCGCGCCGCGGCGATCTGCCAAGAGGACCTCACCCGTTCGGCCCCGTCGGCGCAGGGGGCAGAATCCGGCCTTCCGACACATGGATTTTACCTGTAAGGCACATGACAATGTAAACCTCTGCTCTGCCACCTGATGCCCCGCCAACTGCCATGGCGGGGGCGGTGCCTGCGAAGAGGTATCCCCCACATCATGAGAATCTCCCCACGCGCCCCCTGGGTCGCCGGCCTCGCCGTCGCGGCCCTGGCCCTGGTTCCGGCCACCGCCTCGGCCGGCTCGCAGCGGACGGCGGCTCCCCACGCCGACGCGGCCGCCGCCACCGCCTCCGTGGACGCGTACTACGCGCCCGCCGAGGGCAAGACCGGAGCCGCGCTGAAGACCGCGCTCCACAACATCATCAAGACCCAGTCCAAGGTGACCTACGACGGTGTGTGGAACGCGCTGAAGGTCACCGACCAGGACCCGGCGAACCCGAACAACGTCATCCTCGTCTACTCGGGCCGCTCCCAGTCCAAGTCCAGCAACGGCGGCGGCGCCAACGACTGGAACCGCGAGCACGTCTGGGCCAAGAGCCACGGCGACTTCGGCACCGCCACCGGCCCGGGCACGGACCTGCACCACCTGCGCCCCGAGGACGTCACGGTCAACAGCACCCGCGGCAACAAGGACTTCGACATGGGCGGCAGCCCCGTCGCCGAGGCCCCCGGCAGCTTCACCGACGCCAACTCCTTCGAGCCGCGCGACGCGGTCAAGGGAGATGTCGCGCGCATGCTCCTCTACATGGCCGTGCGCTACGACGGCGGCGACGGCTTCGCGGACCTGGAAGTCAACGACAAGGTCGACAACGGCAGCGCGCCCGCCATCGGCCGGATCAGCGTCCTCAAGCAGTGGAACCAGCAGGACCCGCCGGACGCCTTCGAGCAGCGCCGCAACCAGGTCATATTCGACCAGTTCCAGCACAACCGGAACCCGTTCATCGACCACCCGGAGTGGGTCAACTCCATCTGGTGACCCTCCCCCGGCGGGCTGGGGCGGTCCCTGAGGGTTGGGCCGCCCCTGGTCGGGTATTCGCAGGCCAGAGGCTGTGGAGCGCGCCGCCCGGCGACACCGGCCGATGGAGGTCGTCATGGACGGAGCCGGACTGTCCGACCACGAGCGGCGCGCGCTGTCGGCGATCGAGGCCGATCTGGAGGCGGACCGCTCCCTGCGGCGGATCCTGCGCGCCGCGCACGCCGGTCCGCGTCGGCGCGTCCTGGCCGCCTGCCTGCTCGGCGCGGTGACGCTGGGCCTGCTGGTGGCGGCCGCGGTCACCGTGTCGCCCCCGCTGATCTGGGGCTTCGCCGCGGCCTGGACGCTGACCGTGCTCCTGACCCTGCCGCTGGCCGGCCAGTGGATCCGCCGCCGCTGGCAACGCCGCGAGCACGCCGAACGGCTCTAGGCGGCTCGCCGCCGCTTCTGTACCGCTCGCCGCGCTCCGCTACCGCTCGCCGCCGCTCCCTACTGCTCGCCGAACAGCATCCACTTCTCCCGGTCCGCCAGGGGCTCGTAGCCGACCTTGGCGTACACGGCGTGCGCGTCGGCCGTCGCGAGCATCACCCGGCGCAGTCCGTAGGGGGCCAGGTGGTCGCGGATCGCGGCGACGAGGCTCGTACCCAGGCCCTTGCCGCGGGCGGCCCGGTCGATGTAGACGTCGCAGAGCCAGGCGAAGGTGGCCCGGTCGGTCACGACGCGGGCGTAGCCGGCCTGGGCGCCCGAGGCCGTGTCGTAGACGCCGAAGTTCAGGGATCCCGCGACGGCCCGGTCGTGCTTCTCCCGGCTGCGTCCCAGGGCCCAGTACGCGTCCTCCGACAGCCAGCGGTGGACCAGCTCGGCGTCGAGGCGGGCGGGGTCGGTGGACAGCTCGTAGCCGTCCGGAAGCTCACTGTTCATCCCCGCATCCAAGCAACGCGCGAGCCGGTCCGGCCAGCGAATATACGGCGGGACCCGGGCCCGGGTCAGCCCGGAGGCTGGAGCCGGTCGGCCAGCGCCTTGAACTGCGCCCAGGCGGGCTGCGGCGGGCGGGCGTCCCAGACCTTCTGGGCGAGCGCCGCGAGCGGCAGCCGTATCCCCTCGGCGACCTGGGCCTGGGTCTGCGCGCCGGCCAGATCGCACCACACGGCGAGCCGGGCGCCCAGTATCTGCGCCGCGTACCGGTCGGGCACGGGGGTCGTGCCGCGCAGGACGAGCGGGGTCCACTGCTCGTAGATCCGCTTGCCGGTGGGATAGGTGAACTGGTTGGGCTGGCCGAGCACGTAGTAGAGGTACTCGTCGTTCAGGTTGACCAGCTTGCGGCCCTCGCGCAGGTACTCCAGCGGCGGCCGGGCGCCGTTCTCCTTGCCCGTCCAGTACTCGACCTGGATGTCCTTGGCCGCCTGGACCACGCCGCCGGTGAAGAAGCCGTCGTTCCACGCCTTGGGCACCTTGCCCGCCGGTCGCACCACGTCCGCCCGGTCGTTCAGCCAGCCCTCCGCCAGATCCTGGATGCGCGCCGAGGGCCCGTACTTCTGCTGCGCCGCCCGGGCGAGCTGTGGGAAGGAGGCCTGCGGGTCGCGGTAGACCAGCGCCTGGTATTCGTCGGCGCCCAGGTGCCACAGCGCCCCGGGGAACAACGGCAGGTACTCGCGCAGCAGTTCGTCGACGAGCTTGGCCGAGGCGGGGTTCGATATGTCCACGGCGCCCTTCACGGCCCTGCCCTGGACGTCGCGCAGTTGGAGCGCCGGGTAGGCGCGCAGCACGGCTCCGAGGTGGCCCGGGGAGTCGAGTTCGGGGACGACCGTGATGTGCAGGCCGGCGGCGAGGGCGTTGATCCGCCGGACGTCGGCCTTGCTGAGGTGGGGGGTGGAGACGATCTCGGGGTGGGTGTCGGACTGGATCCGGAAGGCCTGGTCGTCGGAGAAGTGCAGGCCGAGCTGGTTGAGCTTGAGGTCGGCCATGCGGCGCAGCTCGTCCTCGATCCAGCCGACGGTGAAGTTCTTGCGGGCTATGTCGAGGTTCAGTCCGCGCTGGGGCTTGGCCGGGGCGTCGCGCACGGTGCCCTCGGGGGCCGAACCCGCGGACTTCACGGCCTGTTTGAGGGTGCGGGTGCCGTAGAAGACCCCGGCCTCGTCCGGGCCGGTGATCCGGACCCGGCCGCCCTGGACGGTGAGCGTGTACGACTCGGGCGATCCGGAGTTCTTGGCGCCCAGGGCCAGTTCCACGTCTCCGGGGCGCGGGTCGGCGGTCTCGGCGAAGCCCATGCGCAGTTCGCCGGCGAGCAGCTTGCCCTCGTCGGCGAGGGCCGCGGCGTTCCCCGGCGGTACGACGACCCGCGCACCGGCGGCCGGCTTCCAGCCGGGGCCGCGGGCCGGGGTGTGCTCCCGTACGGCGGGGATGGTGCGCGGGGCGCTGGACAGCGCGTACGAGGGGGTGGGCGAGGGCGGCGGGGCGGCGGAGGCGGTGGCGGCGGGGGCGGATCCGGTGGTGCTCGCCTCCGCGGGGCCGCGGGGCTCGTCGGAGGCGGCCGTGCACCCCGGTACGGCGAGGGTGACCAGCGCGGCGGCGACCGCCGTCGCCACGGCGTGGCTCCGCCTGGGCTTCCCGGACCTGACCCGCATGGACCTGACCTGCCTGGACTCTCGCATCATGCACCCCTGTCCCCCGTACCAACCTGGCACGGGGGACCCCGGCGCGCGACCCGGAGACCGGGCCGGGAGCGTCAGACCAGCGCGTCGAGGGCGGCCGCGGCGAAGCCGTGGTCCTGGTCGGGGGCGCCGCCGCCGACACCGATGGCGCCGATGAGGCGGCCGTCCCGGTGGACGGGCAGACCGCCCGCGATGAACAGCAGCGGCCGGTCGAGGGCGGTGGGCAGGGTGTGGAAGAGCCCGCCGGGCCGGACGGCGTCGACGAGGTCGGCGGTCGGTGCGTCGAGCTGGAGGGCCGTGAAGGCCTTGCGGGTGCTGGTCTCGCCGGAGATCAGCACGGCCCGGTCGTCGCGGCGGAAGGCCAGCAGGTGGCCGCCGGCGTCGAGGACGGTGACGCTGACCGCGACCCCGGCGCGCTCGGCGGCGCCACGGGCGGCGGAGACGAGGAGCTCGGCGTCCCCGGTGGTCAGCGGGGCGACGGCGGTGCGGGCGGGGACGGCGGTGGCGGGCGTGGCGGCGGACATGCGGGTTCTCCTGGAACGTGGTGCGGGGGTGTGCGGGGGGGCGTACGGAGGGTCGTGGATCAGCGGTGGACGGGTACGGGGGCGGCGGCCGCCGCTCCGCCCGCCACGACCCGGCCCGGGCCGCCCGCGCGGGCGGCCGTACGGCGCTCCAGCGCGCCGGAGACGAGGGCGAGCACCAGGGCGGAGGCGGCGAGCGCGGCGCCGACCCAGTTCGGGGCGGTCCAGCCGAGCCCGGCGGCGATGACGAGCCCGCCCAGCCAGGCGGCGAGCGCGTTGCCGAGGTTGAAGGCGCCGATGTTGACGGCGGAGGCCAGGGTGGGGGCGCCGGCGGCCTGGTCGAGGACCCGCTTCTGCAGCGGCGGCACGGTGGCGAAGCCCAGGGCTCCGATCAGCGCGATCGTGGCG
Protein-coding sequences here:
- a CDS encoding glutamate ABC transporter substrate-binding protein, translated to MKVPKAGALVAVVGLALTASGCGGDSGPQGNLAIGIKFDQPGVGLREQGGIFSGFDVDVSTYIAKELGYKPEQIEFKKVDSSDRELLLQYNEVKFVAASYSINEKRKEKVDFAGPYFLAHQDLLVRADDTTITKAEDLNNKKLCSVTGSTSAQNVKEKLAPKASVLELDGYSECVVALQDGLVDALTTDNSILAGYAAQKANTGKFKLVGLSLSNENYGIGVKKGNKDLQSKINAALKKMVQDGSWEAAVKKNFGPANYRNEPAPQITTGS
- a CDS encoding DJ-1/PfpI family protein translates to MAVKILIVTGDAAESLEVLYPYQRLREEGYEVHIAAPAVKKLRFVVHDFEEGFDTYTEKPGYTWPADLAFADVVTEEYAAVVVPGGRAPEYLRNDPEVRRILAAFTGADKPVAQICHGPLITAASGGLDGRRVTAYPALEPDMKAAGAAYEDSEAVVDGTLVSARAWPDHSAWMREFLKVLRAKAPLA
- a CDS encoding endonuclease I family protein; the protein is MRISPRAPWVAGLAVAALALVPATASAGSQRTAAPHADAAAATASVDAYYAPAEGKTGAALKTALHNIIKTQSKVTYDGVWNALKVTDQDPANPNNVILVYSGRSQSKSSNGGGANDWNREHVWAKSHGDFGTATGPGTDLHHLRPEDVTVNSTRGNKDFDMGGSPVAEAPGSFTDANSFEPRDAVKGDVARMLLYMAVRYDGGDGFADLEVNDKVDNGSAPAIGRISVLKQWNQQDPPDAFEQRRNQVIFDQFQHNRNPFIDHPEWVNSIW
- a CDS encoding DUF3040 domain-containing protein, which produces MDGAGLSDHERRALSAIEADLEADRSLRRILRAAHAGPRRRVLAACLLGAVTLGLLVAAAVTVSPPLIWGFAAAWTLTVLLTLPLAGQWIRRRWQRREHAERL
- a CDS encoding GNAT family N-acetyltransferase translates to MNSELPDGYELSTDPARLDAELVHRWLSEDAYWALGRSREKHDRAVAGSLNFGVYDTASGAQAGYARVVTDRATFAWLCDVYIDRAARGKGLGTSLVAAIRDHLAPYGLRRVMLATADAHAVYAKVGYEPLADREKWMLFGEQ
- a CDS encoding beta-N-acetylhexosaminidase, translating into MRVRSGKPRRSHAVATAVAAALVTLAVPGCTAASDEPRGPAEASTTGSAPAATASAAPPPSPTPSYALSSAPRTIPAVREHTPARGPGWKPAAGARVVVPPGNAAALADEGKLLAGELRMGFAETADPRPGDVELALGAKNSGSPESYTLTVQGGRVRITGPDEAGVFYGTRTLKQAVKSAGSAPEGTVRDAPAKPQRGLNLDIARKNFTVGWIEDELRRMADLKLNQLGLHFSDDQAFRIQSDTHPEIVSTPHLSKADVRRINALAAGLHITVVPELDSPGHLGAVLRAYPALQLRDVQGRAVKGAVDISNPASAKLVDELLREYLPLFPGALWHLGADEYQALVYRDPQASFPQLARAAQQKYGPSARIQDLAEGWLNDRADVVRPAGKVPKAWNDGFFTGGVVQAAKDIQVEYWTGKENGARPPLEYLREGRKLVNLNDEYLYYVLGQPNQFTYPTGKRIYEQWTPLVLRGTTPVPDRYAAQILGARLAVWCDLAGAQTQAQVAEGIRLPLAALAQKVWDARPPQPAWAQFKALADRLQPPG
- a CDS encoding GlcG/HbpS family heme-binding protein, which encodes MSAATPATAVPARTAVAPLTTGDAELLVSAARGAAERAGVAVSVTVLDAGGHLLAFRRDDRAVLISGETSTRKAFTALQLDAPTADLVDAVRPGGLFHTLPTALDRPLLFIAGGLPVHRDGRLIGAIGVGGGAPDQDHGFAAAALDALV